The following is a genomic window from Phyllobacterium zundukense.
CGGAACTTCGGCGGCCAGATGATGAACGACAAGGAAAGCGACATCGCTTTTGACGGTCCTGCCGGCCAGGCCGCGGTCAAGCTGTTCAAGCGGTTCCATACCGATGGCGCTCAGCCGGCGATCGACTCCCGCGCCGCCCGGCAACTCTTCACCTCCGGCAAGCTTGGCTTCTTCTTCGCCTCTGCCGGTAGTGTGAGCGGTTTCGAAGGTGAAATTGGAGACCGGTTCAAACTGCGCACGGCCAAGCAGCCGCTCGGCGTTGAAGATGCGACAATGCCGACGGGCGGCATGGTTGCAGTAGTCCTGACCGACGATCCCGCCAAGCGCGCCGCTGCCTGGGAGTACGTCAAGTTCGCCACAAGTCCTGAAGGCCAGAGCATTGTCGTGCCGAATACCGGCTACATGCCGACCAACACGCTTGCGCTCGACAAGGATCATCTCGGCGCCTTCTACGACAAGCATCCCAACTGGTACACCAGCGTGCTCCAGACGCCGCGCGCTCGCCCGTGGTTCTCCTGGCCTGGCGATAACGGTGTTCAGATCGGCGAGGTCCTACGCGACGAAATGACGGCCATCGCGCTCGGCTCCAAGCAGCCGGAAGCCGCTCTCGCGGACATGGCGTCCCAGGTTCGCGCCCTTCTGCCGAAGACCAACTGATCCACTCCTCCCGGGACGCTGCACATGTGTGCGGCGTTCCTTCCTTTTTTCGCGGATTTACCTATGAAACTCATTCATCTGACTGACCTCCACCTTGTACGCCCGGGCGCAATGCTCTTTGGCTTCGACCCTGCCGAACGGTTGCGAAAAACCATCGCGCGTATCAACCGTGATCACGCCGACGCCGAGCTCTGCGTCGTGACCGGCGATCTCACTGACGAGGGAGACTTCGCTTCCTACGAACTGCTGCGCGACGTGCTGCGGGACCTGCGCGTACCCACCCGGCTTCTGCTCGGCAATCACGACAGCCGTGAGAACTTCGTGCGCGCCTTTCCCGGTGAACCGCGCGATGAAAGCGGCTTCGTCCAGTCGGTCCACGAGAGCTCCGCGGGACGCCTCATCTTCCTCGACACCCTTGTGGAGGGTTCCGGCCATGGCGCGCTGGACGAGGGGCGGCTCGAATGGCTGCTGGCGCGGTTTACCGAGAAGCCGGAAGCGCCCACTTTTCTCTTCGTCCATCATCAGCTGCAGCCGATCGGTTTGCCGCATTTTGAACCATGGAACACAGAGAACTGGCGTCACAACATGCGGGCAATCGTTGGGGCCGGCAATGTGCGGCACATCTTCCACGGTCATGTGCATGTCGATGTCGGCGGTACGTGGAGTGGCATCCCCTTCAGCGCAAGCCGCGGCGTTGCGCATCAGATCATTCCGAATTTCACGCGCAGGGATGCGGATTTCGTCGAGGACGCGCCGGCCTTCGACATCGCGCTGATAGACGCTGATGGCGTCCTGGTCCATCGCTTGGAAGTGAGCGACCGCCACGTGGTTGAGATCTCCGCTGCAGGTCCAGTTCCGGAGGGCGAACAATGAACCAACAGAATTTTTATGAACTGGTCATCTTCGATTGCGACGGCGTTCTGATCGATAGCGAGACGCTGGCAAGTCGCATCGACGCTGAGGAACTGACCCGCATCGGCTATCCGACGTCTTATTCTGATGTGGTTCTACGCTTCACCGGCCTGTCGTCGGCGACCATGCGGAAGATGATCGAGGAAGACTGGGGCCGTGCCCTGCCGAGCGACTTCGATACCATCGTGCAATCCCGGATCAAGGAAAGCTATCGGACGGAATTGCAAGCGATCAGTGGCATTGACCGGCTCCTGCACCAGTTGCCATTACCGCGCTGCGTCGCCTCGAGCAGCGCGCCGGACAAGCTGCGACTTGGTCTTGAACTGACCGGGCTTTGGACGCACTTCGATCCACACGTCTTCAGCTCGGTCATGGTAAAGGCCGGCAAGCCGGCACCGGACCTGTTCCTGTTCGCCGCAACCCAGATGGGCATTGCGCCGGCGCGCTGCGTCGTGGTGGAAGACAGCATTGCCGGCGTTCGCGCAGGTGTCGCGGCAGAAATGACCGTGATTGGTTTCACGGCAGGCGGCCATTGCCTTGAGGACCACGGTCAACGATTGCTCTCAGCCGGCGCTGCAGTCGTTGCGACATCGGCAGAAGAGTTGGGTCCGCTGCTGATGATGAGCGAGGTTTACGCGACTCCCAAGATGGCAGAAGGCTGATCGCCCGCCGAAACGTCTTTTCCAGGCGCCCGGTGACAGCATGTGCTGCGGCCGGGCTCTGGATCATTCGCGAGGGCGAAACCTACGATACGCGTGGCTCGGGAAGGCATGCCGTTTTCCAAAGGATTAGATAGGCTGCGGATCTGCGGCATGCATATGCGGATACGAGCCCAGCTGTCGGCCAAGGCTCGAAGTAAACGGCGGGCCACGGCCGGTGGTATAACGCGCTCCTGTTAGGGGAACCCGCAGTTATGTTGCGCGCAGTTCCATCTGGTGTGGCGCCATTCGACCAGGCGCGGGAATCGTTGGTTGTGAGGCACCGCATCCAGCATAAGATGAAAATACCTCGGTAATCCCATAGGTTGCCGTTTTCTTGGGTTGCCCCATATCGCGGCTGCGATCCTCCGTCTAATAAATCAGTTATTTAGTTCCGCTAGTGCAAATCGGATTGGTCGAGCCCGCAACCAATTGCGATAGGGGAAATCGAACTTCTCGGCGCCAATGGCGTACCGAAGCGTGAATAACGTCTGCGCTGTCGAATTCCATACAAAATTCACCCCGTTCGCCCTTTCGCGGTAACCCACGGTTAGTTCTAATTACGATGCACTTCATAGACCTGCCTCCGCTTAGCAGGGGTTTAGCGCCACGCGGAAAGACGGGTCAAATCACAGCGGAATTCAACAGCAAGACGACAAGGAGCTTGACCACCACGCTCGCTTTGCACCAATACCTGTCAGCGGTTACACTGGAAACCTATGCCCTGCGCTCGGCGATGACGAACATGACGCGGAAGCTGCCGTGCCGCTTGAACAGGGTCCAGAGCGGTTCGAAAGCGTGGTTCAACCGCGCGGCTTCGACAGCGTCCCCTGACTGCGCCGCACGCGTCAGCGCAAGCGCCGGGGCCGCCAGCAGACCTGCCGCAACGCTGTACCAGGTGTCACATCCGGCAAGCAAGGCATCGGCCGCACCCCAATCGCCGCTGTATCCGATCGAGAACGTGTCAGGGGTGATCTGCCGCAGGCGTGCCAGTTCCCCCGCATAATCGTCATTTGCCGCCAGAGGCATTTTTACGGCGACGATGTTGGACACCGCTGAAAGCCGGGCGATCAATGCATCGCTGAATGTGAAGTGCGTGGTGCTTGGATTGTTGTATATGCACAAAGGCAGGTTTCCCGCCTCGGCCACGGCAACGAAGTGCCGGAAGACTTCGTCGTCTTTTAGGGGAACGTAGGACATGGGTGCGAGGAGCAGGCCGTCAGCGCCAGCGGATTTGGCATCGCGCGCCAACGCCTTAGCCTCGTCGGTACGCAATGCTCCCACACCCACGACAAGAGGCGTTTTGCCGCCGATGCATTCCACGGCGACCTGGACCGCACGCTTCCGTTGCTCCCTCGTGAGGTAGGCATAGCCGCCCGTGCTGCCGAGCAGGCCGATGGAATCTGCGCCGGCGTGATGAATCCGCTCGAGAAAGCGAGCCAGCGCATCGGTGTCGACATGCCCCTCGGCATCGGTTGGAGTGAGGGGGAACGCCGACAGTCCACGAAACAAAGTCATCATCTATCCTTTCGAAACTAAATACGGGAGAGCAGCATGCGCAGCCCTGCAAACGCGAAAAACATCGCCAGCAGACTTTCGATCCAGCGACGACAGCGGCGATACAGAGCCACCATCGGGGGTGTGGAGAAAACGATGGCGTAGCCGCAGAAGATCGCGACACTCAGGACGGCGCAGCCACTCAATATCGCAGCAATGCTCTGCCATGAGGAATTCGGGCCGATCCCCAGTGTTACCAGCGCGATCCATGCCAGCACGGATTTTGGGTTCGCCAAATGCATCACGAGACCCCTTCGATAGAGCGCACCCGGTGAAAGAGTGACTTCGTCGGCAGACGCGCGCGCTGCCAGCTTCTCGTTTGACGTGAGGGCCGAACGTCCCGCCTTGAAGGCGAGGAATAGCAGATAGAGGCCCCCGAAAATCTGGAGAACGATCAGCGCCTGGGCGTACCTGGCCAACAAGGCGGAGATGCCCGTCGAGGCCATCAGACCCCAGAAGATCGAGCCGCTGACAACGCCCGAGGCGAGCATGAGCGCGGCACCTCTGCCGCGAGCCATCGCCACGCCCATAATGCGCATGTTGCTCGGGCCGGGGCTTCCCGCGGCGATGACATATGCTGCGTAGACTATGAGCAACTGATGGACATCGACATTCATTCTCTGAACCCTTAAAAATCTCATTCAAATCGGTGGATGCGATCACTCGACCCGAAACGTCACTTGGCGATGGCGATTGTTTGGCTCACGATCGTGCAGCCCGGCATCAACGCATTCAGCCCTTCAACCAAGGCATCCGTCGCCTCCGCCAGCGCTTCGTCGGGCATGGTCTCCAAAGCCTCCAATATGAACCACATCCGGCCTCTTGTGGCCTCCAGGCGGGTTCGAGTTCCTTGTCGCCAGTTCCAGCGTCTGCAGGTTACACCGTTGTCGTCGCGCCAGACGACCTCTCCCGACAAAGGCGGATCGATGACCTCCTCCCCATTCATTACGGTGTCGAACGTTTCCGTCCCGTCCGCGATCGTCAGGAAGGGTCTCCCGACATAGGAGTCGTAGTTCTCGCCGCCCACCGGGATTGCGTATTTGAGGCTGATGGCGTTGTAGAGATCGACGATCGGGTTGATTGTCGGAATGCTACCGTCCTTGAGGACACGCTTTCTCAGGGCCTGGGCTGAGCATGGCGTGCGGTTCGGCTTCGCCCCAAAGCGGACATAGGCGTCGGACCAACTCGCCAGATGAGTTTCTGCCCAAGCCGGCCCACCCGCCAACACGCAATCGCAGGCTTCAGCGAGCAATCGAGGATCGAAACGCCCTTCTCCTGCGGAATTGGCATCGACGTGGACGCTCACTGCTCTGAATCCGGGTGCAATATTCTGTATTCGACCGTCGATGACGGGTTTCTCAAACATCCAGGCAACTCCATCAATTCAGGCAAAGGCAATCCATGAGCGGCGCGACGAGTGACGAACACCTCTCCTTGACTGGAAACCACTATTGCAGTTCACTGGCACAAATGAAACTGCCAGTTATGGGGATGTTCATTGGTCCAGTACAAGGACGGGTCTCGCAGAACGGGAGCAACGCGTCGGATCTATCATTCCTTGCTCACGCAGATCGAAGCCGGAGTATACGGTGTCGGCGACACTTTGCCTTCGAGCCGCTCGCTTGCGGAAGAACTGGGTGTTTCAAGGACAACGGTGACCACCGCTTTTGACCAGCTCATTTCGGAGGGTTATGTCCAGGTACAGCAGGGTCGAAAAGCAACGGTTGCGTCCGCAGGGCGGCTGAGTCAAGTTACCCCGTCCGACCGTTCGGCGATCGCCGCTCGCCAGCTTTCGGCCTATGCAACTCGCACGATGGCTCAGCCGTCGAACAGCACCGCCGGGAAGCCACAGCTCAAATTCGATTTCCGCTACGGGGATGTCGCAGCGGTGGACTTTCCAAAGACACCCTGGCGAAAAGCGCTGAACACCGCCTTCCTCATGCATCGCGACAGATTGGGATACGATGATCCGGCCGGAAGCCGATCCTTGCGGGAGGCTTTGCAGAGCTATGTCTGGCGGTCAAGGGGCATCAGCTGCAATCTCGGCCAAATCTTAGTTGTGAACGGATCGCAGCAGGCACTGGACCTCTGCGCGCGGGTCCTTGTCAATCCCGGCGACGGGGTCGTGGTCGAAGACCCGTGCTATGCCATGGCAAAAAACGTCATGCTCGCCGTCGGAGCAAACACCGTTGCTGTGCCCTGTGGCGCTCATGGCATGGACACCACGAAGCTTCCCGAGGCTGGCGACATCGCGGTGGCGTACGTGACTCCGAGCCACCAGTTTCCCCTGGGAGGAGTTTTGCCTGCTGCGCATCGCCAAGCATTGATGGAGTGGGCCGCTTCGGCGAATACCTATGTTATCGAGGACGACTACGACGGCGAGTATCGGTACGACGTTGGCCCCATACCGCCTCTATATCTGTCTGGACAAGGCCGCGTCATCTACGTCGGAACGGTCTCGAAGACCCTGTCACCAACGCTCAGGCTTGGATACATCGTGCTCCCGCATCCACTTGTCGAGGCGTTCGTCCACTGCAAGCAGATCGCCGATCGGCACACCTCCACGTTCGAGCAAGAAGCTCTCGCGGCGCTGATCGAGACTGGCGCTTATGAGCGACATGTCCGCAAGATGAGGAGACTGAACGCGGAAAGACGCGCTGTATTTCTAGCGTCAATGACCCGCGCTTTTGCCGACGACATCGAGATCGTCGGCACGACCGCGGGACTTCACGTCGTCGTGTGGTTCAACACGATGCGCTCCAAGGACGAGGAGCGTTTTGCCGATACCGCTCGAAACCATGACGTCGGAATCTATCCTGTCACACGCCTGTTCTCATCCCCGACTGATGAGCGAGCCGGATATATTTTCGGCTATGCGTCCATGTCCGTCGACCAACTCGCCAAGGGAGTGGAGAAGTTGCACTGCGTCTACCTCGACCGTGTCGGCAATGCGGAGCCTCTGCGCGGGACCGCGGGCGACAACGGGAAGTTTTTGATGGTCAGATAGTTTTCATTGGATTGGGCTTCTGGAACCGAACGGATGCGGGTTGGTTTCCGGCTGCCGACCGGCCGCGGCGACGAATTCGCCCATGGATTACCGGGCAGTCCGGACAGCCGAGAGCTGCCGCCGATCGGTGTGAAGCCGCGGGACATGTTCGTGCCCGACCTTCACATCGGTACTTTGAAGGTGAAGAGCCGGAATTTTCAGTAAACGCCGCCGATCTCGGAGGCGTTCAGCCTGCCCGAATTCGCAGGCAGGCTAGCACGCGCCCTTGTGGTTAAAGCACGCTGACGTTCTCGGCCTTCGACTTCCCGGTCTTGCGGTCCTGGCCTACCTCGAAGCTGACCTTGTCACCTTCTCTGAGCGAGCCGCCTCGCTGCAAGGAAGAGACGTGAACGAAGACATCCGTTCCACCATTCTCGGGTGTAATAAAACCAAATCCCTTGTCGTCATTGAAAAATTTAACAGTACCAGTGGGCATGACAGTTCCTCTTGAATTCCCGTAGCGATTTGACTCCGCGATAGACTTTTTATAGCGCTATTGCTTGCCCATCAACCGCCAACACCGCGATACTGGCGTCGAGGCTCATCTTTAGGGCTTCATGCATTCTGTTGATCTCGTGGAGCTATGAATGAGGGTCGATAGTTCGGATAGGCTATTTGGTCGAGTTGACCGCTGCCTCGAGCTCTTCAATACTCTTCATCACCGCTTCGAAGCCTGGCGGCGTTGCAAAGATCATCGCCGACATTCTGTCGTAGTCGGCGGCAAGTTTCTTGCGCATGGCTGGTGTCGGTACGAGGCGATATGTGCCCGGCACGGCCAGATCGTATCGGTGGTCCGGAGATCGAAACATGAGTTCCTTATGCTGTCGGCACGCCTCTGCGAGTTCACGCATCGAAGCCGTTGTGAGACCGTAGTCCTGGTGTGTCCAAATCTGATGGACGTCGTAATAGTGGCGTGAATACCGATTGAGGTCCGGGATCCTTCTTTCCGGGTCTTCTTCAGCGCTGCGCTTTTCGGTCGTTTCCGTCATCGCGTGCAAAATGAGAACCTTTTCCCAAAACGTCCTCTCCGGCTTGGCGGTCGTTACGTTGGGAACCGTGAAATCACCTTCTCCCATTTCTTTAGCAACATAGGCAACAATCGTGCGCGCCTCTGCAGGTGACGGGTCTGGGCGCGCGCCGGCTTCAATGCGTACTGCTGACTCAACATAGTCCCCGCTCGTATCGAAAACGCTTTTGTATCCGAGCACCAGAACGTCGAGGGCCTCTTTTTTTCGGTAG
Proteins encoded in this region:
- a CDS encoding dihydrodipicolinate synthase family protein, with product MTLFRGLSAFPLTPTDAEGHVDTDALARFLERIHHAGADSIGLLGSTGGYAYLTREQRKRAVQVAVECIGGKTPLVVGVGALRTDEAKALARDAKSAGADGLLLAPMSYVPLKDDEVFRHFVAVAEAGNLPLCIYNNPSTTHFTFSDALIARLSAVSNIVAVKMPLAANDDYAGELARLRQITPDTFSIGYSGDWGAADALLAGCDTWYSVAAGLLAAPALALTRAAQSGDAVEAARLNHAFEPLWTLFKRHGSFRVMFVIAERRA
- a CDS encoding PLP-dependent aminotransferase family protein; translated protein: MLTQIEAGVYGVGDTLPSSRSLAEELGVSRTTVTTAFDQLISEGYVQVQQGRKATVASAGRLSQVTPSDRSAIAARQLSAYATRTMAQPSNSTAGKPQLKFDFRYGDVAAVDFPKTPWRKALNTAFLMHRDRLGYDDPAGSRSLREALQSYVWRSRGISCNLGQILVVNGSQQALDLCARVLVNPGDGVVVEDPCYAMAKNVMLAVGANTVAVPCGAHGMDTTKLPEAGDIAVAYVTPSHQFPLGGVLPAAHRQALMEWAASANTYVIEDDYDGEYRYDVGPIPPLYLSGQGRVIYVGTVSKTLSPTLRLGYIVLPHPLVEAFVHCKQIADRHTSTFEQEALAALIETGAYERHVRKMRRLNAERRAVFLASMTRAFADDIEIVGTTAGLHVVVWFNTMRSKDEERFADTARNHDVGIYPVTRLFSSPTDERAGYIFGYASMSVDQLAKGVEKLHCVYLDRVGNAEPLRGTAGDNGKFLMVR
- a CDS encoding B3/4 domain-containing protein; translation: MFEKPVIDGRIQNIAPGFRAVSVHVDANSAGEGRFDPRLLAEACDCVLAGGPAWAETHLASWSDAYVRFGAKPNRTPCSAQALRKRVLKDGSIPTINPIVDLYNAISLKYAIPVGGENYDSYVGRPFLTIADGTETFDTVMNGEEVIDPPLSGEVVWRDDNGVTCRRWNWRQGTRTRLEATRGRMWFILEALETMPDEALAEATDALVEGLNALMPGCTIVSQTIAIAK
- a CDS encoding cold-shock protein; the protein is MPTGTVKFFNDDKGFGFITPENGGTDVFVHVSSLQRGGSLREGDKVSFEVGQDRKTGKSKAENVSVL
- a CDS encoding LysE family translocator; this translates as MNVDVHQLLIVYAAYVIAAGSPGPSNMRIMGVAMARGRGAALMLASGVVSGSIFWGLMASTGISALLARYAQALIVLQIFGGLYLLFLAFKAGRSALTSNEKLAARASADEVTLSPGALYRRGLVMHLANPKSVLAWIALVTLGIGPNSSWQSIAAILSGCAVLSVAIFCGYAIVFSTPPMVALYRRCRRWIESLLAMFFAFAGLRMLLSRI
- a CDS encoding phosphodiesterase, with amino-acid sequence MKLIHLTDLHLVRPGAMLFGFDPAERLRKTIARINRDHADAELCVVTGDLTDEGDFASYELLRDVLRDLRVPTRLLLGNHDSRENFVRAFPGEPRDESGFVQSVHESSAGRLIFLDTLVEGSGHGALDEGRLEWLLARFTEKPEAPTFLFVHHQLQPIGLPHFEPWNTENWRHNMRAIVGAGNVRHIFHGHVHVDVGGTWSGIPFSASRGVAHQIIPNFTRRDADFVEDAPAFDIALIDADGVLVHRLEVSDRHVVEISAAGPVPEGEQ
- a CDS encoding HAD family hydrolase encodes the protein MNQQNFYELVIFDCDGVLIDSETLASRIDAEELTRIGYPTSYSDVVLRFTGLSSATMRKMIEEDWGRALPSDFDTIVQSRIKESYRTELQAISGIDRLLHQLPLPRCVASSSAPDKLRLGLELTGLWTHFDPHVFSSVMVKAGKPAPDLFLFAATQMGIAPARCVVVEDSIAGVRAGVAAEMTVIGFTAGGHCLEDHGQRLLSAGAAVVATSAEELGPLLMMSEVYATPKMAEG
- a CDS encoding ABC transporter substrate-binding protein — protein: MKTLAMILAAGITVALAALPAQAETKLDVYYAWPEHEVIHKPIADRFMADHTDIKINFRAAAPSYDEAVQALIRQSMAGELPDVHYVGFNVLRPLVARGLVKPIDDLVAADHLAKKGYTEQVLSLATIDGHLYGLPFAMSTPVVYYNADLVKQAGGDPDKIPADWDSFVALAGKIGALGDGTSGMYYQLGSDDWTTQNLVRNFGGQMMNDKESDIAFDGPAGQAAVKLFKRFHTDGAQPAIDSRAARQLFTSGKLGFFFASAGSVSGFEGEIGDRFKLRTAKQPLGVEDATMPTGGMVAVVLTDDPAKRAAAWEYVKFATSPEGQSIVVPNTGYMPTNTLALDKDHLGAFYDKHPNWYTSVLQTPRARPWFSWPGDNGVQIGEVLRDEMTAIALGSKQPEAALADMASQVRALLPKTN
- a CDS encoding nucleotidyl transferase AbiEii/AbiGii toxin family protein gives rise to the protein MRQGFINVLRSSADERRALFETVASDLQTRAENIEKDLYVCWVLDFLFNGRADDPIGLYFKGGTSLSKAYGLINRFSEDIDIGIYKADLKVPTESEIAALSSVTKQQKALAEEVDEAARQYMSGPLKGRLSQEIAAVEATIGQAGHFSLNFGYDAYRKKEALDVLVLGYKSVFDTSGDYVESAVRIEAGARPDPSPAEARTIVAYVAKEMGEGDFTVPNVTTAKPERTFWEKVLILHAMTETTEKRSAEEDPERRIPDLNRYSRHYYDVHQIWTHQDYGLTTASMRELAEACRQHKELMFRSPDHRYDLAVPGTYRLVPTPAMRKKLAADYDRMSAMIFATPPGFEAVMKSIEELEAAVNSTK